The Saprospiraceae bacterium genome contains the following window.
TAAATCTATCTGCATTTTCCTGTAATACATCCGGACAAACCTGCACAAACGATGTTCAGGAAATTCAATTTACTCAAAAGAATTTTCCGGTATTGCTCAATGAGAATAAAGGTTCCTGGGAAAATATAACCGGCGATTGGACAGCAATCACGCTGAAATCAGAAAGTCATACACAGCTATCCGTGGAGGAAGTGTGTAGGTGATAGTTGATAGGTGATAGGTGTAACCCTCTAGCCTTTAGCCTTTCCCCTAAGCTCTAATCCAAGCGGATCATTCGGACCATTTCAATTTTGGTATCGCTGACCATTTCAAATATAAATTTATAGCCATCGGATTCGATTTCAGTACCTTGAGTTGGGATGGATCCCGTAGTTGTTACAAGATAACCACTTAAAGTATGATACTCCCCTTCCGGTAATTTGATATCGAATTCATTTTCCAGATACTGCAATTCCAGTCGGCCGGAAAACAGGTATTCGCGTTCGTTGATTTGCTGTTCTATAAATTCTTCCTGATCGTGTTCGTCTTCAATTTCTCCGAATATTTCTTCCAGAATATCCTCCAGGGTAATAATTCCGGAAGTTCCTCCGAATTCATCTACTACACATGCAATCGATAGGCGAAGTTTATTCATTCGCAACATCAAATCATAAACATTCTGGGTTTCAGGAACGAATGGCATATCCATTACAATGGAACGGATATCTATTGGATTTTTAAAAAGCTGTTGATGATGAATGTAACCCATCACATTATCAATATCTCCATCAACTACAATGATGCGGGATAAATTAGAATCTGTAAATGCTTTTACCAACTCTTCGAGTGGATCGTTGACATCGACATAAACCATTTCTGTGCGAGGCACCATGCATTCAATTACCCGAATCTGTCGAAGGTTGAGTGCATTTTTAAAAATATCGGTGTCGACATCATCTTCAGAAACTTTAATGGGTCCGTGCAAATAATTTTCTAAGTCTATTAAACTAAAGCGAGGTCTGGATTTTGAATCTTCCTGTTTTAGAATTTTGCGAATTACAAAGCCTGCAATTCCGGAAAGCAATTTGGCTGGGATGTATAACAACCAATAAAAAAACAACAAAGGATACGCAGTGACCTGGAGGAACCGATTGGAGTATAATCTAAAAAATGCTTTAGGTATAAATTCTCCCAGGATTAATATAATTAATGTAACCAAAACAGTATTTAAGAAAATTCTGATACCCGGACTTTCAGAAACTAATCCAATGGGAGCTGCCAAAAAATCAGTTATCAAATAACTTAAAACAACAATTGAAATATTTATTCCAACTAAAATCGTTGCAATAAAATCATCCGGATGTTCAAAAAAACGGGCCAATATTGAACCGGATCCACTGCCTCTGCTTCTTCTGATTTCAACAGCTAATTTGTTGGCGGTAATAAATGCAATTTCAGCACCTGCAAACAAAGCTGTGATTAATAAGAAGATAATGATTAAAATGAAAGTCATAGAATGGACAAAGGTAATCAGGGAAGCTCTTCTTTGTAGAGTTTATTGGCAGGAATTATTGCGTCAATGGCCTTGATTGTACCCTTCCTGAAATGTTGATCTGTTTCAAAGCCATACCCCTGGATCAATTCTTCTTTTCGGATGATCCGCACAAATTTATCTGTACTAATTTTACCCAAAGATTCATTCCAAATCAATTCAGAAGTTTTTAAAACTTCCTGATTCACACTTGAAAAAACAACACTGTCCCGTAAATAGGTTTTTCCCTCACTCCGCACCCGAATGGCATATTTGGATGCCAGTGTATTTACCAGTTGATTTTGATCATCATAAATAAATGCTTGTAAGCCTTTTGGAAATTCTTCTTTTTCCATTGAAGATTCTGTGTAGCGAATCATTTCCGGAGCTACGATCCGCAACTCGATTTTTGCAGAATCGCTATAAATAATATGTACATCTTTTAATAGTTCCCGATTGATTAATTTGGATGCATCTGAATCAGAATAAATTTTCTGTTCTTCCGTACAAGAAATCAACAAACAAAACAATAATATACTAAATGCAACTGGATGATTCATCAACGCAACAAGGTTAAATCTCCACTGATGGATTCTACATAATCATCTAAAAAACGGGCTTTG
Protein-coding sequences here:
- a CDS encoding HlyC/CorC family transporter: MTFILIIIFLLITALFAGAEIAFITANKLAVEIRRSRGSGSGSILARFFEHPDDFIATILVGINISIVVLSYLITDFLAAPIGLVSESPGIRIFLNTVLVTLIILILGEFIPKAFFRLYSNRFLQVTAYPLLFFYWLLYIPAKLLSGIAGFVIRKILKQEDSKSRPRFSLIDLENYLHGPIKVSEDDVDTDIFKNALNLRQIRVIECMVPRTEMVYVDVNDPLEELVKAFTDSNLSRIIVVDGDIDNVMGYIHHQQLFKNPIDIRSIVMDMPFVPETQNVYDLMLRMNKLRLSIACVVDEFGGTSGIITLEDILEEIFGEIEDEHDQEEFIEQQINEREYLFSGRLELQYLENEFDIKLPEGEYHTLSGYLVTTTGSIPTQGTEIESDGYKFIFEMVSDTKIEMVRMIRLD
- the lptC gene encoding LPS export ABC transporter periplasmic protein LptC — encoded protein: MNHPVAFSILLFCLLISCTEEQKIYSDSDASKLINRELLKDVHIIYSDSAKIELRIVAPEMIRYTESSMEKEEFPKGLQAFIYDDQNQLVNTLASKYAIRVRSEGKTYLRDSVVFSSVNQEVLKTSELIWNESLGKISTDKFVRIIRKEELIQGYGFETDQHFRKGTIKAIDAIIPANKLYKEELP